Proteins encoded together in one Monomorium pharaonis isolate MP-MQ-018 chromosome 8, ASM1337386v2, whole genome shotgun sequence window:
- the LOC105832071 gene encoding SH3 domain-containing protein Dlish: MAFLCPVRIRRGKKKKPGTYNFNLEKDCGTGGTGLGNLGTRVPMPPGRITGSASIETLVRVGIEKENGLSPDSKMVIVHDFTPCVDDELQVKRGQIVNVLYRENDWVYVIAADTRMEGFVPHSYCAPYTSQLAELTLANLNNVKKKLPRSSENDCDLLSTGRLQETQQTDTGSASDCESYARNNITTADVNVNRSNITQSQNSIQTISSQPDIHPFFKDPSAGRYIVLYTFVARDENDVSVERGEFVTVLNRDDPDWFWVLRHCDGNEGFVPSGFVYPGHVLHSYASTTTTAATATTNTASAEAHSPGKGTGGESLQQKGVRDFRDDNAGTELVVLYDYKAQAPDDLSVKRADWIYADLGNQNVEGWLWAYAPKTRKYGFIPKAYARPPAMTSL; encoded by the exons ATGGCTTTCCTGTGCCCCGTGCGCATACGTCgcggaaagaagaagaaac CCGGAACATACAACTTTAATTTGGAAAAAGACTGTGGGACTGGAGGCACAGGACTTGGAAACTTGGGTACCAGAGTGCCAATGCCTCCTGGTCGGATAACTGGAAGCGCGAGCATTGAAACACTTGTAAGGGTTGGCATTGAAAAGGAGAATGGACTTTCTCCGGACAGTAAAATGGTCATTGTGCATGACTTTACCCCCTGCGTGGATGATGAACTTCAAGTCAAAAGGGGCCAG atagtGAATGTACTTTACAGAGAAAACGATTGGGTATACGTGATAGCGGCGGATACGCGTATGGAAGGCTTTGTGCCACACTCTTATTGCGCACCGTACACATCACAACTAGCGGAATTGACGCTGGCTAACCTGAACAATGTGAAGAAGAAGCTACCGCGATCCAGCGAAAATGATTGTGATCTTCTTAGCACGGGCCGCTTGCAAGAGACGCAGCAGACCGATACCGGATCGGCCTCAGATTGCGAAAGCTACGCACGAAATAATATCACCACTGCAGACGTCAATGTCAATCGTTCCAACATCACGCAATCCCAAAATTCTATACAAACTATATCGTCCCAGCCAGACATACATCCCTTCTTCAAG GATCCATCAGCTGGAAGGTACATCGTTCTTTATACGTTCGTTGCGCGAGACGAGAACGATGTTAGCGTTGAAAGAGGCGAATTCGTGACCGTGCTAAATCGCGACGATCCGGATTGGTTCTGGGTGCTCCGACATTGTGACGGCAACGAGGGTTTCGTACCGTCTGGTTTCGTCTATCCCGGTCACGTTCTTCATTCTTATGCATCGACCACCACAACGGCCGCCACTGCCACTACAAATACAGCGTCTGCAGAGGCTCATAGTCCAG GCAAAGGTACGGGAGGCGAATCGTTGCAGCAAAAGGGAGTGCGAGATTTTCGAGATGACAATGCCGGTACGGAATTAGTGGTACTTTATGATTATAAGGCGCAGGCGCCGGATGATCTGTCAGTGAAACGGGCCGATTGGATTTACGCGGATCTTGGAAATCAAAATGTGGAAGGTTGGCTCTGGGCTTACGCGCCCAAGACCCGTAAATATGGTTTCATTCCTAAAGCGTACGCGCGACCTCCTGCCATGACTAGCTTATGA
- the LOC105832070 gene encoding uncharacterized protein LOC105832070 isoform X1 codes for MQKRKEISGEATEDEMQDEEREVDEDQSEDEGTKIQKVGTNQEKKEANENEQEAAQFGQCAICHIIIDDANLGGSVADSEQDPHCSEGYLLCQGCVRNFSTQSGVEHPQPRRSHMSFFQGRDNDRDDRARSRTYDPRRDQWAGNFNRTASGVEVNNEALNYESDVVSYGHYRDDPRREEQVKSCGKQCQQQHGYCNMTTTATRRNITTDQYIPEIKVKSPSLASSGDCSRRPIRCPRLDCSVNVAFSALTHHFLFDHPDVPILSVEPGAESTLIISYEALSCNSSRCLALLLVSGKLSDSSARLFGGVQINPKYRNRLPLPVLAARLHSRNYACCKEVHAGGEGQCEKDMIIAWVAGLDVGDTADRLRCSIQAVDSIENGGFRSLTYTGPVTSLRITQSPRDVFLAGDCIVLHEGLISHITSGCTSLNVNVIVH; via the exons AtgcagaaaagaaaagaaatctcTGGCGAGGCTACGGAGGATGAGATGCAAGATGAAGAACGGGAAGTCGACGAAGATCAAAGCGAGGACGAAGgtacaaaaattcaaaaagtagGTACAAaccaagagaaaaaagaagcgAACGAAAACGAGCAGGAAGCTGCGCAGTTTGGACAGTGTGCAATTTGTCACATTATCATCGATGACGCAAATCTCGGCGGAAGCGTCGCTGATTCCGAGCAGGACCCACACTGTTCCGAGGGCTACTTGTTGTGTCAAGGTTGCGTGCGAAACTTTTCAACTCAATCAG GTGTGGAGCATCCTCAGCCTCGAAGATCGCATATGAGTTTCTTCCAGGGCAGAGACAATGATCGCGACGATCGTGCACGTTCGAGAACGTACGACCCGCGTCGTGATCAATGGGCAGGCAACTTCAACAGGACGGCATCCGGTGTCGAGGTAAATAACGAGGCGTTAAATTACGAGTCGGATGTCGTCTCGTACGGTCACTATCGAGACGATCCGCGGCGAGAGGAGCAAGTAAAGAGCTGCGGGAAACAGTGTCAACAGCAACATGGCTATTGCAATATGACAACGACGGCAACGAGGAGAAATATCACGACGGATCAATACATCCCCGAGATTAAGGTCAAAAGTCCCTCTCTGGCATCCTCCGGCGACTGCTCCCGCAGACCCATACGTTGCCCACGTCTAGATTGTTCGGTGAACGTCGCCTTTTCTGCGCTCACCCATCACTTCCTCTTCGATCATCCCGATGTGCCTATCCTTAGCGTTGAACCTGGCGCCGAGAGCACGCTCATCATCAGCTACGAAGCTCTTTCCTGCAATTCCAGTCGATGTCTAGCTCTCCTACTAGTGTCCGGAAAGCTCTC AGATTCTTCAGCAAGACTGTTCGGTGGCGTTCAAATAAACCCCAAGTACCGAAATCGGTTACCTCTGCCGGTGTTGGCAGCGCGTCTGCACAGTCGCAATTACGCATGTTGCAAGGAGGTACACGCCGGCGGAGAGGGCCAATGCGAGAAAGACATGATCATTGCCTGGGTGGCGGGATTAGACGTCGGGGACACGGCTGACAGACTTCGGTGTAGTATTCAG GCTGTTGACAGCATCGAGAACGGGGGATTCCGTTCGCTCACATACACAGGCCCTGTGACGTCCTTGAGAATCACCCAAAGTCCACGTGACGTCTTCTTGGCCGGCGATTGTATAGTTCTTCACGAGGGATTGATCAGCCATATCACTTCTGGCTGTACCAGTCTCAATGTAAATGTTATTGTACACTAA
- the LOC105832070 gene encoding uncharacterized protein LOC105832070 isoform X2 gives MTQISAEASLIPSRTHTVPRATCCVKVACETFQLNQGRDNDRDDRARSRTYDPRRDQWAGNFNRTASGVEVNNEALNYESDVVSYGHYRDDPRREEQVKSCGKQCQQQHGYCNMTTTATRRNITTDQYIPEIKVKSPSLASSGDCSRRPIRCPRLDCSVNVAFSALTHHFLFDHPDVPILSVEPGAESTLIISYEALSCNSSRCLALLLVSGKLSDSSARLFGGVQINPKYRNRLPLPVLAARLHSRNYACCKEVHAGGEGQCEKDMIIAWVAGLDVGDTADRLRCSIQAVDSIENGGFRSLTYTGPVTSLRITQSPRDVFLAGDCIVLHEGLISHITSGCTSLNVNVIVH, from the exons ATGACGCAAATCTCGGCGGAAGCGTCGCTGATTCCGAGCAGGACCCACACTGTTCCGAGGGCTACTTGTTGTGTCAAGGTTGCGTGCGAAACTTTTCAACTCAATCAG GGCAGAGACAATGATCGCGACGATCGTGCACGTTCGAGAACGTACGACCCGCGTCGTGATCAATGGGCAGGCAACTTCAACAGGACGGCATCCGGTGTCGAGGTAAATAACGAGGCGTTAAATTACGAGTCGGATGTCGTCTCGTACGGTCACTATCGAGACGATCCGCGGCGAGAGGAGCAAGTAAAGAGCTGCGGGAAACAGTGTCAACAGCAACATGGCTATTGCAATATGACAACGACGGCAACGAGGAGAAATATCACGACGGATCAATACATCCCCGAGATTAAGGTCAAAAGTCCCTCTCTGGCATCCTCCGGCGACTGCTCCCGCAGACCCATACGTTGCCCACGTCTAGATTGTTCGGTGAACGTCGCCTTTTCTGCGCTCACCCATCACTTCCTCTTCGATCATCCCGATGTGCCTATCCTTAGCGTTGAACCTGGCGCCGAGAGCACGCTCATCATCAGCTACGAAGCTCTTTCCTGCAATTCCAGTCGATGTCTAGCTCTCCTACTAGTGTCCGGAAAGCTCTC AGATTCTTCAGCAAGACTGTTCGGTGGCGTTCAAATAAACCCCAAGTACCGAAATCGGTTACCTCTGCCGGTGTTGGCAGCGCGTCTGCACAGTCGCAATTACGCATGTTGCAAGGAGGTACACGCCGGCGGAGAGGGCCAATGCGAGAAAGACATGATCATTGCCTGGGTGGCGGGATTAGACGTCGGGGACACGGCTGACAGACTTCGGTGTAGTATTCAG GCTGTTGACAGCATCGAGAACGGGGGATTCCGTTCGCTCACATACACAGGCCCTGTGACGTCCTTGAGAATCACCCAAAGTCCACGTGACGTCTTCTTGGCCGGCGATTGTATAGTTCTTCACGAGGGATTGATCAGCCATATCACTTCTGGCTGTACCAGTCTCAATGTAAATGTTATTGTACACTAA
- the LOC105832065 gene encoding SH3 domain-binding protein 5 homolog produces MDVAEDAEAALDPRIQIELENLNNAADNINKLETELDEAHTAFGQLLSDTTRRLKEITEKLGTSCIEKARCYYEALEMAHQAQVQCQQQAQLFQRASEIHAAAKETVALAEARFMSHQHEWNFDQAWQDMLNHATIKVMDAENQKAECGREHHRRAMLFHEAEKKLLQLEEKHRNAIIKARPYFELKTQCDQMLATQKERVEYLQQAVKEAKRNYATSLRTLEEISNQIHQQRRDYDIVANGPREPGVGAELINSDMCQKYKNEFNNLGSRKISPIKYNEKLHDKPCSVKNDAEHLDKRSVDGSESKFTQWELELQASMEKLNRLSTENSLHVKERGAQSSSDLPDTVESSVVNETCPDLSSAELSNAHSSNQFSKSTENSRTNERGRLLKSYSTTDSTTALRCASTFVLKSNTSKSLNNSPINKGTSNFENKIAERTGSTIISKYVPNRISRFNIKDRKTQSSWDINALNNADINVTRKEGGKDSCSNTNDTLANKSHVQLSNLPRVTHVSNIEFLPAKSSLSGRHVAATSGVNQHLENTQNDVALSQLRSNSDILQKRASCSANSSPIKRMNVLLSSAKSLDTESTDQLDKYSISKRFASKTASIKELPLLSFFGQTSAISALRGKSSSMINLSGKQNLKTLLDNSHLGNIQAISAERLANVRHKLVNDCPEMKTGDVKK; encoded by the exons GAAagaaattacagaaaaattagGCACTAGTTGCATTGAAAAAGCAAGATGTTATTATGAGGCGCTAGAGATGGCTCATCAAGCTCAG GTACAGTGTCAACAACAAGCGCAACTGTTTCAAAGAGCTAGCGAAATTCATGCAGCGGCGAAGGAAACGGTCGCTCTGGCTGAAGCGCGATTCATGTCTCATCAGCATGAGTGGAATTTTGACCAGGCATGGCAGGATATGCTCAATCACGCTACTATTAAA GTAATGGATGCCGAAAATCAGAAAGCGGAATGTGGTCGAGAACATCACAGAAGGGCGATGCTGTTCCACGAAGCTGAAAAGAAACTACTACAATTGGAGGAAAAGCATCGAAACGCAATAATAAAAGCTAGACCATACTTCGAATTGAAGACCCAGTGTGATCAGATGTTGGCGACGCAGAAAGAAAGAGTGGAGTACCTGCAGCAAGCTGTTAAGGAAGCTAAACGTAATTATGCAACGAGTCTCCGGACGTTAGAAGAAATTAGTAATCAGATACATCAGCAGCGAAGAGATTACG atattgtgGCTAATGGACCACGAGAACCCGGCGTCGGTGCTGAACTCATTAATTCAGACATGTGTCAGAAGTACAAAAACGAATTCAACAATCTCGGCAGTCGTAAAATATCTCCTATTAAGTATAACGAAAAACTGCACGAT AAACCTTGCTCGGTAAAAAACGATGCGGAACACCTTGATAAAAGGTCTGTCGATGGCAGTGAGAGCAAGTTCACGCAATGGGAGCTCGAATTGCAAGCTAGTATGGAAAAGTTGAATCGCTTGTCGACCGAAAATTCGTTGCATGTTAAAGAACGCGGCGCACAAAGTTCTTCCGACCTACCGGACACGGTTGAAAGCAGCGTCGTAAACGAGACGTGTCCCGATCTTTCATCTGCCGAATTATCTAACGCGCATAGTtcaaatcaattttcaaaatcgaCTGAAAATTCGAGGACTAATGAAAGAGGTAGATTGTTAAAATCGTATTCAACGACTGATTCGACGACAGCCTTACGTTGCGCGTCGACATTTGTTTTAAAGAGCAATACTTCAAAGTCGCTAAACAACAGTCCAATAAACAAAGGTACGTCTAATTTCGAGAATAAAATCGCTGAAAGAACAGGAAGCACAATTATATCGAAATACGTGCCAAACAGAATCTCTCGATTTAATATTAAGGATAGAAAAACACAGAGCAGCTGGGACATTAACGCCCTTAACAATGCCGATATTAATGTTACAAGAAAAGAAGGTGGAAAAGATAGCTGTAGTAATACAAATGATACTTTAGCCAATAAGAGCCACGTACAACTTTCGAATTTACCGCGTGTCACGCACGTTTCTAATATCGAGTTCCTGCCTGCGAAATCTAGTTTATCAGGGCGTCATGTCGCAGCGACTTCTGGCGTTAACCAACACTTGGAGAACACACAGAACGATGTCGCATTATCGCAGTTGCGATCTAACTCTGACATTCTGCAAAAGCGTGCATCATGCAGTGCCAATTCCAGTCCGATAAAACGAATGAATGTATTATTATCCTCCGCCAAATCCTTAGATACTGAGAGCACGGATCAACTTGATAAATATTCCATTTCCAAGAGATTCGCGAGCAAAACCGCCAGTATTAAAGAATTACCGCTTCTATCATTCTTCGGGCAAACGTCCGCGATATCGGCGCTCAGAGGTAAAAGTAGCAGCATGATCAATTTGAGCGGTAAACAAAACCTGAAGACATTGCTGGATAATTCTCATCTGGGCAATATACAGGCGATCAGCGCAGAAAGATTGGCGAACGTGAGGCACAAGTTGGTCAACGATTGTCCAGAGATGAAGACAGGCGATGTTAAGAAATGA